The genomic interval GGCATGAACGGGAGGCCTTCGACATGATGGGGATCCGCTTCGATGGTCATCCTGATCTCCGGCGGATCCTGACCTCTGAGGACTGGGTGGGATATCCGTTGCGTAAAGATTATCAAGACGAACGGCTGGTTCCGTACGAGCCGGTCTAGTGACGTTTTCAGTTGAGGCAGGCAGATGAGTCCGCAAGAGATGGAGATCGCTGAACAGACCCAGGAGACGATGGAGGAGATGTACGTCAACATGGGGCCGCAGCACCCCAGCACGCACGGCGTGCTCCGCCTCTTGTTGAAGCTGGATGGTGAGGTCGTGACCGAGGTCATCCCGTACATCGGCTACTTGCATCGCTGCCATGAAAAGATCGGCGAGAACCGCACCTACACCCAGATCATCCCGTATACCGATCGACTGGACTATCTCGCCTCCATGTATAACAACTTCGGCTATGTATTGACGGTGGAAAGGCTCATCGGGCTTGCTGTGCCGGAGCGAGCCGAGTATATGCGGGTGATCCTGGGGGAGTTGCAACGGATCGCCAGTCACCTGATCTGGTTGGGGACGTTAGGCCTTGACCTGGGCAACTTTACGATTTTCATGTACGCCTTCCGGGAGCGGGAGAAGATCCTGGATCTCTTCGAGTCTGTTTCGGGGCAGCGGTTGAACTACGCTTTCTACCGGATCGGAGGGATGCCGTTAGACTTTCCCGATTCCTTCCTGACCGATTGCAAGGCATTTCTGGAATGGTTTAAACCGCGTCTGCCAGAGTACGACGCGCTGATGAGTGACAACATCATCTTCCAGAAGCGGGTACAGGGCCTCGGAAAACTCGATGCAAAGACCGCCATCGATTACGCCATCAGCGGGCCGATGCTCCGTGCCTCCGGGATCAAGTGGGATCTACGCCGGAACGATCCGTACTCCATTTACGATCGCTTCGAGTTCGACATCCCGGTGGGAACCTCCGGAGACGTCTGGGACCGATATATGGTCAGACGCATCGAGATGGACGAGAGCGTAAAGATCGTTGAGCAGGCCCTTCAGGGGCTGCCGTCCGGTGAGATTATCGGGAAGGTGCCGAAAAAGCTGAAGCCGCCAGTCGGAGACATCTATACCAGGGTGGAGTCGCCCAGGGGCGAACTTGGATTCTACCTCGTTTCAGACGGCTCCGAGAAACCGTACCGGTACAAGGTTCGCTCCCCGGCCTTTGTCAATTTGAGTGTACTTCCCATAATTGGTCGAGGCTGCCTCGTCGCTGATATCGTGGCCATCCTGGGGAGCATCGACATCGTGCTGGGCGAGGTAGATCGCTAGAAAAACAGTTTCGAGTTTCGAGTTACGAAACCCTAAATCCAAAACTTGGAACCAGTGTAAGTATGGAAGGTTTGACGGAGAGCTTCTACAGCATTTTTGAGACCAGGGGGGTACCCTTGTTCGTCCCCCAGTTGATCGTGATGGTGATGGTGGCCACGGCCGTTCTCATTTTCGTTGCCGTCTCCGTCATGTTCATGGTCTGGTGGGAGCGGAAGATCAGCGCCCACATCCAGGTTCGCTTTGGGCCGATGCGCGTCGGTGGCTGGCATGGCTGGGCCCAGAGTATCGCCGATGGAATCAAGCTCCTCATTAAGGAGGATATCGTTCCGGAGGGGGCTGACCGGCTTGTGTTTGCCCTGGCGCCCATGGTGGTCTTTGCGGCCGGGTTTGCCGCCTATGTCATCATCCCGTTTGGTCCGGGCCTCATCGTCAGCGATCTGAACATCGGTGTGCTCTTCTACATTTCTATCTCCTCCCTGACGGTGGTGGGAATCATCATGGCCGGCTGGAGCTCTAACAACAAGTATTCAGTCCTCGGCGCGGTCCGCTCGGCGGCGCAGGCGGTAAGCTACGAGGTCCCCCTCGTGGTCTCGATCCTTGGGGTTGTCATGACGGTCGGCTCCCTGAGTATGACCCGGATCGTAGAGGCACAGCAGGGGGTCTGGTTTGTGATCCCGCAACTGCTCGGCTTCCTCATCTTTCTGACCGCAGCCATCGCTGAATGCAACCGGCTGCCATTTGACATCCCGGAGGCTGAGTCAGAGCTGGTGGCCGGCTTTCATGTTGAGTACAGCGGGATGCGATTTGCCATCTTCTTCCTGGCGGAATACGCCAATATGTTCACGGTGTCGGCCATCGCCACCGCGCTGTTTCTGGGCGGCTGGCATGGGCCGCTGCTGCCGGGGTGGCTTTGGTTCCTTCTGAAGACCTATTTCCTCATTTTTGTGATGATGTGGCTGCGCTGGACGCTGGCCAGGCTGCGAGTCGATCAACTCATGTACCTGGGGTGGAAGGTCTTGCTGCCGCTGGCTTTTCTGAATATGGGGATTACCGGATTAATTCTGGTACTGCGAGGGTAGTACGGTGGAGTTACGCTCGTGACTGTGACCCAAGTCGTATTCTTCCTCATGGCTACTTTCACCGTGGGGGCATCCCTTCTGGTGGTCCTGGCCAGAAACATCGTGCATTGCGCTATCGCATTGGTTTTTGCGTTCTTTGGCGTGGCTGCGCTGTTCATCCTGCTCGATGCCGAGTTCCTGGCAGCCACGCAGGTGCTGTTGTACGTGGGGGGCATCACCATCCTCCTACTCTTCGCCATCATGTTGACCAGCCGGATCTCGGCCAGAGGGGTGAAGATCATGAACGAGCAGGTGGGGATCAGCGCGGTGGTGGCCCTCGCTCTCTTTGGGCTCATGGTATATGCCAACCTGAAGGGTTTTCCCGCTCTGGTGCCGCCCGTGCTGGCCGAGTCAGATAATACCGCCTCGCTCGGGAGGCTCCTTCTGACCACCTATGTCCTGCCATTTGAGATCGTGTCGCTCCTCCTCCTGGCGGCCATGGTGGGCGCCATCGTCCTGGCTCGACGCGAGCAGGGGAAGGACTGAGGGATGGTGCCACTTTCGTACTACCTGATCCTCAGCGCGATGCTCTTTACCATCGGGATGTTTGGAGCCCTGACGCGCCGCAATGCTATCGGGGTCCTTATGGCGCTGGAGCTTATGTTCAATGCCATCAACGTGAGCTTCGTGGCGTTTTCTCGTTATCTTCCCCAGCAGATGCTGCAGGGGCAGATCTTTGCGATCTTTGTCATTACCGTGGCGGCAGCCGAGGCCGCAGTGGGGTTAGCGATCGTCCTTGGACTGTACCGGAACTTTAAGACGATTAATGTCGATGAGATCAACCTGATGAAATGGTAGTTATGTTCAAAACGTTCAACGTTCAAGGTTCAAGGTTCAAAGTTGCACCCCATCTTTAACGTTGCAACTCAGTACGTAGATCTTTTACCGCGCACAACCTTGAACCTTGAACCTTGAACCTTGAACCTTGAACTTTTTGAACCTTGAACGTTGAACGGATAAACAGGGGCTGAGATGAAACTCGTTGCGCTTGTGCCACTCCTGCCACTGATCGGGTTCCTGATCAACGG from Candidatus Methylomirabilis limnetica carries:
- the nuoH gene encoding NADH-quinone oxidoreductase subunit NuoH, giving the protein MEGLTESFYSIFETRGVPLFVPQLIVMVMVATAVLIFVAVSVMFMVWWERKISAHIQVRFGPMRVGGWHGWAQSIADGIKLLIKEDIVPEGADRLVFALAPMVVFAAGFAAYVIIPFGPGLIVSDLNIGVLFYISISSLTVVGIIMAGWSSNNKYSVLGAVRSAAQAVSYEVPLVVSILGVVMTVGSLSMTRIVEAQQGVWFVIPQLLGFLIFLTAAIAECNRLPFDIPEAESELVAGFHVEYSGMRFAIFFLAEYANMFTVSAIATALFLGGWHGPLLPGWLWFLLKTYFLIFVMMWLRWTLARLRVDQLMYLGWKVLLPLAFLNMGITGLILVLRG
- the nuoK gene encoding NADH-quinone oxidoreductase subunit NuoK, yielding MVPLSYYLILSAMLFTIGMFGALTRRNAIGVLMALELMFNAINVSFVAFSRYLPQQMLQGQIFAIFVITVAAAEAAVGLAIVLGLYRNFKTINVDEINLMKW
- a CDS encoding NADH-quinone oxidoreductase subunit J family protein, with the protein product MTVTQVVFFLMATFTVGASLLVVLARNIVHCAIALVFAFFGVAALFILLDAEFLAATQVLLYVGGITILLLFAIMLTSRISARGVKIMNEQVGISAVVALALFGLMVYANLKGFPALVPPVLAESDNTASLGRLLLTTYVLPFEIVSLLLLAAMVGAIVLARREQGKD
- a CDS encoding NADH-quinone oxidoreductase subunit D; amino-acid sequence: MSPQEMEIAEQTQETMEEMYVNMGPQHPSTHGVLRLLLKLDGEVVTEVIPYIGYLHRCHEKIGENRTYTQIIPYTDRLDYLASMYNNFGYVLTVERLIGLAVPERAEYMRVILGELQRIASHLIWLGTLGLDLGNFTIFMYAFREREKILDLFESVSGQRLNYAFYRIGGMPLDFPDSFLTDCKAFLEWFKPRLPEYDALMSDNIIFQKRVQGLGKLDAKTAIDYAISGPMLRASGIKWDLRRNDPYSIYDRFEFDIPVGTSGDVWDRYMVRRIEMDESVKIVEQALQGLPSGEIIGKVPKKLKPPVGDIYTRVESPRGELGFYLVSDGSEKPYRYKVRSPAFVNLSVLPIIGRGCLVADIVAILGSIDIVLGEVDR